In the genome of Magnolia sinica isolate HGM2019 chromosome 2, MsV1, whole genome shotgun sequence, one region contains:
- the LOC131237855 gene encoding cysteine-rich receptor-like protein kinase 2 yields MQRILFLLLLFFLSLSAKTTEGDPRSSTVLVWCSTQLEHNTTIYVPNFVATMENISRQIQAARFGMSSIGSGPDTSYGLSQCYGDLSTLDCVLCYAEARTILPKCYPNNGGRIYLDGCFMRAENYSFYDEFTGPNDTFRCGNSTPKGQLFVESARRAVLEAAGAAPSRGGYARAAVAVAGSGNESAYVLADCWKTLKPELCKACLDNASASVMRCLPSSEGRALNTGCFLRYSDTDFLNPAPSSGGLSRGSIIAMVVAIVSSVTVVSVGVAIGLYIWKHKRIEKKRKGANDVEKMASVLGNSSLNFKYSTLEKSTGSFDIANKLGQGGFGTVYKGVLADGREVAVKRLFYNNRHRAADFYNEVNIISSCDHKNLVRLLGCSCSGPESLLVYEFLPNKSLDRFIFDPNRGKALDWEKRFDIIIGTVEGLVYLHEKPDIRIIHRDIKASNILLDSKLRAKIADFGLARSFQEDKSHISTAIAGTLGYMAPEYLAHGQLTEKADVYSFGVLLIEIVCGRQNNRSNKACDCSDSLVISAWKHFQAGTVEDLIDPNLILHNYENKDELKSGILRVVHVGLLCTQEIPSLRLSMSRVLQVLSNKDEELPAPNNPPFIDEKTMELNDTCDDPRLPLNSTYSVACVSHSSFHPR; encoded by the exons ATGCAGAGAATactctttcttctcctcctcttcttcttatcTCTATCGGCAAAAACAACAGAAGGAGATCCAAGATCAAGTACTGTTCTAGTCTGGTGTAGTACTCAGCTAGAGCACAATACCACCATATACGTGCCAAACTTCGTTGCCACGATGGAGAACATCAGCAGGCAGATCCAAGCCGCTCGTTTCGGCATGTCTTCCATAGGATCAGGCCCCGACACCAGCTACGGTCTATCACAATGCTACGGCGATCTCTCGACGCTCGACTGCGTGTTATGCTACGCAGAGGCACGCACCATACTCCCAAAATGCTACCCGAACAACGGCGGCCGTATCTACCTCGATGGATGCTTCATGCGAGCCGAGAATTATAGCTTCTACGACGAGTTTACGGGCCCCAACGACACGTTCCGGTGTGGGAATTCAACGCCTAAGGGACAGCTGTTTGTAGAATCGGCGAGGCGGGCTGTTTTGGAAGCAGCTGGTGCTGCACCGAGCCGTGGAGGGTATGCGAGGGCAGCTGTGGCTGTGGCAGGATCAGGTAATGAGTCAGCTTATGTGTTGGCAGATTGCTGGAAGACTTTGAAGCCGGAGTTGTGTAAGGCGTGTCTGGATAATGCGTCGGCTTCTGTTATGCGCTGCTTGCCTTCGTCGGAGGGGCGGGCGCTGAATACCGGGTGCTTCTTGCGGTATTCGGATACAGATTTCTTGAACCCGGCACCGAGTTCCGGCGGGCTGTCTAGAG GGAGCATTATAGCGATGGTAGTTGCTATCGTGAGCTCAGTGACTGTTGTGTCGGTGGGTGTAGCCATTGGTTTATACATTTGGAAGCacaaaagaatagaaaagaaaagaaaag GTGCCAATGATGTTGAGAAGATGGCATCGGTCCTTGGAAACAGCAGCTTGAATTTCAAGTACTCCACGCTCGAGAAATCCACTGGATCTTTCGACATTGCCAACAAACTTGGCCAAGGAGGATTTGGGACTGTTTACAAG GGAGTCTTGGCTGATGGAAGGGAGGTTGCTGTGAAGAGGCTATTCTATAACAACAGGCACAGAGCTGCAGATTTCTACAATGAGGTGAACATAATCAGCAGCTGTGATCACAAGAACCTCGTTAGGTTGCTAGGCTGTAGCTGCTCTGGTCCCGAAAGCCTTCTCGTCTATGAGTTTCTTCCCAACAAGAGCCTCGATCGCTTCATCTTTG ATCCAAACAGAGGAAAAGCACTGGATTGGGAGAAAAGATTTGATATCATAATCGGGACCGTAGAAGGATTAGTATATCTTCACGAGAAACCTGATATAAGGATCATTCATAGGGATATAAAAGCCAGCAACATTCTGTTGGATTCGAAGCTCCGGGCTAAGATTGCCGACTTCGGATTGGCGAGGTCTTTCCAAGAAGATAAAAGCCATATCAGCACTGCCATTGCAGGGACATT GGGATATATGGCACCAGAGTACCTAGCCCATGGGCAGTTAACAGAGAAGGCAGATGTCTACAGCTTTGGTGTACTCCTGATAGAGATTGTATGTGGGAGGCAGAACAACAGAAGTAACAAAGCATGCGATTGCTCCGACAGCCTTGTCATTTCG GCATGGAAGCATTTCCAAGCAGGGACGGTGGAGGATTTGATCGACCCAAATTTAATTCTGCACAACTATGAGAACAAGGATGAATTGAAGAGCGGAATTTTGAGGGTGGTGCATGTAGGACTTCTGTGCACACAAGAGATCCCGTCGCTACGGCTGTCGATGTCAAGGGTCTTGCAAGTGCTGTCGAACAAGGATGAAGAACTCCCTGCCCCTAACAACCCACCTTTCATCGATGAGAAGACAATGGAGCTCAATGACACGTGCGACGATCCACGGCTCCCTCTCAATTCAACTTACTCTGTTGCCTGTGTCTCCCATAGCTCATTCCATCCAAGGTGA